From Fusarium poae strain DAOMC 252244 chromosome Unknown contig_3, whole genome shotgun sequence, one genomic window encodes:
- a CDS encoding uncharacterized protein (TransMembrane:2 (o317-338i420-439o)) translates to MKQYETTRVAIHHCHKSLAHFDSPKVIPRFLPGRIGQLFVMYMIYIRPLTDRWEADKWELYGEKMAPPSDFIWHNEAAGGVPWESSQMSAAMGRWTSYYIGRRIMLHDWRHIAIAISKKHARDRGAGRADFEDGEDDDHDESEQYEAPDDLAASHTGQTAANYGVTIDILKRLTAESLEIFGQVSYRWHKFLGCDTSSSSPLSLPSGKKVEPTPTQDREAKDGHSPRKRAKVTSLEALRAGTVGVNEKEKRKKEEEEEEEEEEEEEEEDMIIWALRAVLRNDTARFRSPQQEEAVRLATAKQSPLVAVLPTGGGKSLVFMVPAMLASAGVTIVVAPYAELKRQLVQRCVDAGLDCKPWPEARSSWPRVTLVSAEAAITDDFLQWAADLSVNGRLDRVVIDECHLTFTAAETYRPKLRGLVLLRSLGCPFVFLTGTLPPLRQRDFEEAMQLQNPFYIRASSHRLNVRYAVLRVRNGRGVMEVKRRVEARLPDLSTGEKGIIYCTSQAKCKALARQLDCHYYHALRDDSDSQFIAQREEGFQAWVRGEAPYIVATAALGTGIDVAGIIHVIHLEAPFSIIDYAQEAGRAGRTGEPVTAEVIIEDKDWPDEDAAGEACLDISVREVRRLIRTRGCRRRLLGQCLDGDLRDCKDLGGGDGNEAKVTRCDNCHHAELAWKSELSAQGITASHDRGRQDAHALEALESALEEVEGLGKMGCRICWMFSGVEEARHTWGECHLTAGTKDLSFTSCMEFQGLINYKKDRQAIFLSCFYCHVSQELCRDGYKTKGASCWRWKHIVIPVALAATTEADLLLRIQEAAGREFKSRQDYGDWLGRKHNKL, encoded by the exons atgaaacagTATGAAACAACACGCGTGGCTATCCATCACTGCCACAAGTCCCTCGCCCACTTCGACTCGCCCAAGGTCATCCCTCGCTTCTTGCCCGGGCGGATCGGGCAGCTGTTTGTGATGTATATGATCTATATCCGGCCGCTGACAGATCGCTGGGAGGCCGATAAGTGGGAGCTATATGGGGAGAAGATGGCGCCGCCGAGCGACTTTATCTGGCATAACGAGGCGGCAGGAGGAGTACCCTGGGAGAGCAGCCAGATGTCCGCGGCCATGGGGAGGTGGACGTCTTACTATATTGGCCGCCGGATTATGCTCCATGATTGGCGCCATATTGCCATTGCCATCAGCAAGAAGCATGCCCGTGACCGAGGGGCCGGCCGGGCTGACTTCGAGGAcggcgaagatgatgatcatgatgAGTCGGAGCAGTATGAGGCACCCGATGACCTGGCCGCCTCTCATACCGGACAGACGGCCGCCAACTATGGCGTAACGATTGATATACTTAAACGCTTAACGGCTGAGTCCCTAGAGATCTTTGGGCAGGTAAGCTATCGCTGGCATAAATTCCTCGGCTGTGATACCAGCTCATCATCACCGCTATCATTGCCATCGGGTAAGAAGGTCGAGCCTACCCCCACACAAGATAGAGAGGCGAAGGATGGTCATTCCCCTAGAAAGCGGGCCAAGGTTACATCTCTCGAGGCATTACGGGCGGGCACGGTAGGGGTAAACGAGAAAgagaagcgaaagaaggaggaggaggaggaggaagaagaagaagaagaagaggaggaggaagatatGATTATATGGGCGCTACGGGCAGTACTACGTAACGATACTGCCCGATTTCGGTCACCTCAGCAAGAAGAGGCCGTGAGGCTAGCCACGGCTAAACAGAGCCCGCTCGTGGCAGTACTGCCAACAGGTGGCGGCAAGAGCTTGGTCTTTATGGTCCCGGCCATGCTAGCAAGTGCGGGTGTCACCATCGTGGTAGCTCCCTATGCCGAGCTTAAGAGGCAGCTCGTCCAGCGCTGTGTCGACGCCGGCCTGGATTGTAAGCCCTGGCCTGAGGCACGGTCATCTTGGCCCAGGGTCACGCTTGTGTCGGCCGAGGCGGCCATCACCGATGACTTCCTGCAGTGGGCGGCCGACTTGAGCGTCAATGGAAGGCTAGACCGCGTGGTCATCGACGAGTGCCACCTAACCTTCACGGCTGCCGAAACCTACCGCCCGAAGCTCCGGGGCCTCGTCCTCTTACGGAGCCTGGGTTGTCCCTTTGTCTTCCTTACCGGGACCCTGCCGCCTCTCCGGCAGCGTGACTTTGAGGAGGCCATGCAGCTACAGAACCCGTTCTACATACGGGCCTCGAGTCACCGGCTGAACGTACGATATGCCGTCCTTCGCGTCCGTAACGGGCGGGGCGTGATGGAAGTGAAGAGACGGGTAGAGGCACGATTACCAGACCTATCCACAGGGGAGAAGGGCATCATATACTGCACCAGCCAGGCGAAATGCAAGGCCCTCGCCCGGCAGCTCGACTGCCACTACTACCACGCCTTGCGCGACGACAGCGACTCGCAGTTCATCGCCCAGCGTGAGGAGGGTTTCCAGGCCTGGGTCCGAGGTGAGGCGCCTTACATAGTGGCAACGGCGGCTCTAGGAACGGGCATCGACGTCGCCGGCATCATCCACGTCATCCACCTCGAGGCCCCCTTCAGCATCATCGACTACGCCCAGGAGGCCGGGCGGGCCGGGCGAACCGGAGAGCCTGTAACAGCTGAGGTCATTATCGAGGATAAGGACTGGCCGGACGAGGACGCCGCGGGCGAGGCCTGTCTAGATATAAGCGTGCGGGAGGTACGCAGGCTGATCCGGACCCGAGGGTGCCGGCGTCGACTGCTCGGCCAATGCCTAGACGGCGACCTTCGGGACTGTAAGGACCTCGGCGGCGGCGATGGTAACGAGGCTAAGGTCACAAGATGCGACAACTGCCACCATGCCGAGCTGGCGTGGAAGAGCGAGTTATCGGCGCAAGGGATTACTGCCTCGCATGACCGAGGCAGGCAGGATGCCCACGCCCTCGAAGCTCTCGAATCTGCCTTGGAAGAGGTCGAGGGGCTCGGCAAGATGGGCTGTCGTATCTGCTGGATGTTTAGTGGTGTCGAGGAGGCCAGGCATACATGGGGCGAGTGTCACTTGACGGCCGGGACAAAAGACCTATCCTTTACCAGCTGTATGGAATTCCAGGGTCTGATCAACTATAAGAAGGACCGGCAGGCAATATTCCTAAGCTGCTTCTACTGCCATGTATCGCaggagctctgccgagacggctACAAGACAAAGGGGGCCTCGTGCTGGCGGTGGAAACATATAGTAATCCCTGTGGCATTGGCCGCGACTACTGAGGCAGACCTATTACTGCGGATACAAGAGGCGGCCGGACGAGAGTTTAAGAGCCGGCAAGACTATGGGGACTGGCTAGGTcgaaagcataataagctA TAA
- a CDS encoding uncharacterized protein (TransMembrane:1 (o437-455i)), which yields MAPERLTVSPSSNGPERQRDTAGGESASQAEGTELSSGEGWLLYNEEHQSPICAFHGYAVRNLEGHLRDRHPDIDHRARSDLIRRHRDLQLQGPKEDRLALYGPSNPTQPIEGLPIHRGFACTWSACKHLTPSWKCLRVHFNDEHGVKGAKAREGLWTNVRLQTFFTGPKRAIFYFCVSPPVGGGSGDVALAGKGRRRARMATMADKHQTPSEDQAIANITKGWILQKEEQEEMQKVMEEGILRHETTNWLKRTGWPAHFSGRNLADIQACSRMPGRDENELQRMVAVLDRLFFDRCIGGLKSMPLMTRLLLASPHPHDAHSRPFGPLQEKTSMDRYLIYVKRFLCYCFNVLSLEEDILLATHGFRFTHAQRTGLEELWSRLQDEEQPSDDGVQEQILQILATFWTQRLDGDPFESPLWHFVGVLGIDGETGQLRPAHLFTYVLAGLVFTGRALLGEWAMPTRERAGMADLAQRFAKVRDDDDFKTYASWGWG from the coding sequence ATGGCCCCAGAGCGCCTGACAGTCTCGCCTAGCAGCAACGGGCCAGAGCGGCAGAGGGATACGGCAGGAGGAGAATCTGCTAGTCAGGCAGAAGGCACTGAATTATCATCAGGAGAGGGATGGCTCCTATATAATGAAGAACACCAGTCCCCGATCTGCGCCTTCCACGGCTATGCGGTCCGTAACCTGGAAGGCCACCTGAGGGACCGTCACCCAGACATCGACCATCGGGCCCGCAGCGACCTCATCCGCCGCCACAGGGACCTGCAGCTCCAGGGACCGAAGGAGGATCGACTTGCCCTCTATGGCCCGTCAAATCCCACCCAGCCCATCGAGGGTCTCCCTATTCATCGGGGGTTCGCTTGCACCTGGTCGGCCTGCAAGCATCTCACGCCGAGCTGGAAGTGTCTGCGGGTTCACTTCAACGACGAGCACGGCGTCAAGGGAGCCAAGGCCCGGGAAGGCCTCTGGACCAACGTCCGGCTGCAGACCTTCTTCACGGGGCCTAAGAGGGCGATATTCTACTTCTGCGTAAGCCCACCTGtcggcggcggcagcggcGATGTGGCCCTGGCAGGCAAGGGGAGGAGAAGAGCGAGGATGGCGACGATGGCCGATAAGCACCAGACGCCTTCGGAAGACCAGGCAATCGCCAATATTACCAAAGGGTGGATACTGcagaaggaggagcaggaggagaTGCAGAAGGTCATGGAGGAAGGTATCCTGAGGCATGAGACAACAAATTGGCTAAAACGGACTGGCTGGCCGGCCCACTTTTCCGGGAGGAACTTGGCCGACATCCAAGCCTGTAGCAGGATGCCTGGCCGCGACGAGAACGAGCTGCAACGAATGGTCGCCGTGCTTGATCGACTCTTCTTTGACCGATGCATCGGCGGACTGAAGAGCATGCCCCTAATGACCCGCTTGCTCCTTGCCAGCCCTCACCCCCACGACGCACACAGCCGACCGTTCGGTCCTCTACAGGAGAAGACCAGCATGGATAGATACCTGATATATGTAAAGAGGTTTCTATGCTATTGCTTCAACGTACTGTCGCTAGAGGAGGATATCCTGCTTGCTACACATGGCTTCCGCTTTACCCATGCCCAGCGGACGGGACTCGAGGAGCTCTGGTCGCGTCTCCAGGACGAGGAACAACCGAGCGACGACGGAGTGCAGGAGCAGATACTCCAGATTCTGGCGACCTTCTGGACGCAGCGCCTCGACGGGGACCCTTTCGAGAGCCCGCTGTGGCACTTCGTAGGGGTACTAGGAATCGACGGAGAGACAGGGCAGCTACGGCCAGCTCACCTATTCACCTACGTACTTGCTGGTCTCGTCTTTACGGGTCGAGCGCTGCTGGGTGAGTGGGCTATGCCTACCCGGGAGCGGGCGGGGATGGCGGATCTCGCGCAACGGTTCGCCAAGGtccgagatgatgatgacttcAAGACCTACGCTTcctggggttggggttag
- a CDS encoding uncharacterized protein (SECRETED:SignalP(1-18)) yields MRFYTALVTVLGLGRVMAQEDADRDKELADLVKQDIGANFNRTLALLEDRNKFSASDVTDLAKLFGWQVAGSLDGDILKLGKVTVNIGQAATIGGLLVNGDYNMTADALKDWAKNFGTTALAFLPKVGALGNLPGFLTILASIAGTIDGHYHASTYAIREAEAACFSNEGQTYKGLCDNCNPNLVISLLGKLHNCSDEKVAPRDGPRDLDRAKQLCSSVLCNTYAPDSPNGRDAILFNQYRYDPLRSFWCKTKEEQIGLLLNPTIGAVLRENLNVIDYHEFRNKLEDPCKELYGGGSKNKCPTKAVFQEKNRQFPPVQYCAPGIRAAPLPRYVQDPKNSSLFTDELTWMQYKKNDNRTSTWTGECGSYRDSQDGLLNHSCCGPFNFPTGRFIVKPEDGAPWCHGVRDENLKVPDNEKMIPTPDNVQG; encoded by the coding sequence ATGAGGTTTTATACTGCACTCGTCACTGTCCTCGGCCTCGGCAGAGTCATGGCCCAAGAGGACGCTGACCGCGATAAAGAACTCGCCGATCTCGTCAAGCAGGACATCGGCGCCAACTTCAACCGTACCCTTGCTTTACTCGAGGACAGAAACAAGTTCTCTGCCTCTGATGTCACAGACCTAGCCAAGCTATTCGGGTGGCAAGTTGCTGGCAGTCTAGATGGCGATATACTCAAGTTAGGCAAAGTCACCGTAAATATAGGGCAGGCTGCTACTATCGGGGGCCTCCTCGTCAATGGTGACTACAATATGACGGCGGATGCTCTCAAAGATTGGGCTAAGAACTTCGGCACCACCGCTTTGGCTTTCCTCCCCAAGGTCGGCGCCCTTGGGAACTTGCCCGGCTTCCTTACGATACTTGCCTCTATCGCTGGTACAATAGATGGGCATTACCACGCCAGTACATATGCTATAAGGGAGGCAGAGGCGGCCTGTTTCTCTAATGAGGGCCAGACTTACAAAGGACTCTGCGACAACTGCAACCCAAACCTCGTTATCTCCCTATTAGGCAAACTGCATAACTGTTCCGACGAGAAAGTTGCCCCTCGAGATGGACCGAGAGACTTAGACAGGGCAAAGCAGCTTTGCAGTAGTGTTCTATGCAATACTTATGCCCCAGATTCCCCTAATGGAAGAGACGCTATTCTATTTAACCAATACCGATACGATCCCCTACGCTCTTTCTGGTGCAAGACAAAGGAGGAACAAATCGGCTTGCTACTCAACCCAACTATTGGGGCTGTCCTCAGGGAGAACCTCAACGTGATAGACTATCATGAGTTCCGTAATAAGCTTGAGGACCCTTGTAAGGAGCTTTACGGTGGCGGTTCGAAGAACAAGTGCCCGACAAAGGCTGTCTTTCAAGAAAAGAACCGGCAGTTCCCTCCAGTTCAATACTGTGCCCCAGGTATTAGGGCAGCACCGCTTCCACGATACGTGCAGGACCCCAAGAACAGCAGTCTGTTCACCGATGAGTTAACATGGATGCAATATAAAAAGAACGATAACAGAACTTCGACCTGGACTGGCGAGTGCGGCAGTTATCGCGATAGTCAGGATGGGCTTCTAAACCATAGCTGCTGCGGGCCATTTAATTTTCCCACTGGCCGCTTCATTGTAAAGCCGGAAGATGGGGCACCGTGGTGTCATGGGGTGAGAGACGAGAATTTAAAGGTGCCAGATAATGAAAAAATGATTCCAACGCCAGATAATGTTCAGGGATAG
- a CDS encoding uncharacterized protein (SECRETED:SignalP(1-32)) — MRPHLKQPSYLTWLLDTLLLAFDEAILKDLAATDQNRQRAFVSQLNRSHLVDAREANKRHMRAVATLKRYPNFGIRKEVTFRLDVILAMWADGMLDPDQNPHTGPVCWNVPFTSTASDQHCPFWVLPTETVVKFVSTQAARFLLPLDHIFLQASNEVAKPLSSSSSSSSSSSLDPVQQILGLYTAQLLCRLLIHSVDDEQEYGFDNWIWRPTWTVRTRGRGQRSLKQRRGLGLGDTIDTSGTLWIPDGHFNWQRGHIALEVLIDLYISRNPLQAKLARQCNVQALTANQVTIELRFQQLTSNARIEYDQGHREDAERLAGRAITLATQEIARAYHQHFLAKLHSYWDRTRGQVGRQKLPVLDLLKQAQEDSAAETSRIPTAQTIHGIYAEAWAKYCQVMTDDVDENDRSDFNMSSSSSLQSALPEELPCWMTTRRRLPPKNSWSDFLFQQIFCRAKPPTWNALFFLQLYRRFKEVWEKTCASLGPFDGCFSRQIGYYIQVAFNCDHSKGVGTSHGRTTWHHDKPPFFQIQYWAPYFSPPRAEENTPLSSVYCRREYPEGLSPCSTPFILTSREFGGIERAIWPHWVEIMHGVDGLRQAGESIYIYLPAPHVDRCRCLVIICNVDR, encoded by the coding sequence ATGAGGCCCCACCTCAAGCAGCCAAgttacttgacttggttgttggacacactgcTTCTGGCTTTTGACGAGGCAATCTTAAAAGATCTAGCAGCTACAGATCAAAACCGACAGCGTGCATTCGTATCGCAGCTCAATCGATCCCATCTTGTAGATGCTAGGGAAGCCAATAAGCGGCATATGAGAGCCGTCGCCACTTTGAAAAGGTATCCGAATTTTGGGATCCGGAAAGAGGTCACCTTCCGTCTCGATGTTATCCTCGCCATGTGGGCCGACGGCATGCTAGACCCTGACCAGAACCCTCATACTGGCCCAGTGTGCTGGAATGTTCCCTTCACTTCCACAGCCAGTGATCAACACTGTCCTTTTTGGGTGCTTCCAACGGAGACAGTGGTGAAATTTGTGTCTACGCAGGCTGCTCGCTTTTTACTTCCACTCGACCACATATTTCTACAAGCGTCGAATGAAGTAGCCAAGCCtttatcatcgtcgtcgtcgtcatcctcctcctcctcactcGATCCCGTCCAGCAGATCCTTGGACTTTACACCGCGCAGCTTCTATGTCGTCTTCTCATACATTCAGTTGACGATGAGCAAGAGTATGGATTCGACAACTGGATCTGGCGGCCAACCTGGACGGTGCGGACGCGCGGCCGCGGCCAGAGGTCGCTCAAGCAGCGTCGTGGTCTAGGCCTGGGAGATACAATCGACACCTCGGGCACGCTATGGATCCCCGATGGTCATTTCAATTGGCAGAGAGGGCATATCGCGCTCGAGGTTTTGATCGACCTCTACATATCCCGCAATCCATTGCAGGCCAAACTAGCTCGTCAATGCAATGTTCAAGCACTCACTGCCAACCAGGTCACTATCGAACTGCGATTCCAACAATTGACCAGCAACGCTCGTATAGAGTATGATCAAGGTCATAGAGAGGATGCCGAGAGACTTGCTGGCAGGGCCATCACTCTCGCCACGCAGGAAATAGCCCGGGCATACCATCAgcacttcctcgccaagtTACACTCATATTGGGATCGAACCCGAGGGCAGGTCGGGCGCCAGAAACTGCCAGTACTTGACTTGTTGAAACAAGCCCAGGAGGATTCAGCAGCTGAGACGAGCCGAATTCCTACCGCCCAAACTATCCACGGCATCTACGCTGAGGCGTGGGCTAAATATTGCCAAGTTATGAcggatgatgttgatgagaacGATCGTAGCGACTTTAATAtgtcctcgtcgtcatcattgCAGTCTGCTCTGCCCGAGGAGCTACCTTGCTGGATGACTACTCGTCGGCGCCTGCCCCCTAAAAACAGTTGGTCTGACTTTCTGTTTCAGCAGATCTTTTGCCGCGCCAAACCACCAACCTGGAATGCACTCTTCTTTCTCCAGCTCTATCGAAGATTCAAGGAGGTCTGGGAGAAGACTTGTGCATCATTGGGCCCTTTCGACGGCTGTTTTAGTCGCCAGATTGGGTACTACATCCAGGTCGCATTCAACTGCGACCATAGTAAGGGAGTGGGCACCAGTCACGGCCGCACCACCTGGCACCATGACAAGCCACCCTTCTTCCAAATCCAGTACTGGGCCCCTTACTTTTCGCCGCCTCGTGCAGAGGAGAACACGCCGTTGTCGTCCGTTTATTGCCGTCGCGAGTATCCCGAAGGTTTGTCACCTTGCTCAACGCCCTTTATCCTGACATCCCGTGAGTTTGGTGGTATCGAAAGAGCTATCTGGCCGCACTGGGTCGAAATCATGCATGGTGTTGATGGTCTGCGCCAGGCTGgcgaatctatctacatctatctaccgGCACCtcatgtagatagatgtagatgcTTAGTCATAATTTGcaatgtagatagatag